From the Blattabacterium cuenoti genome, one window contains:
- a CDS encoding DHH family phosphoesterase has product MFYYNISGIEKRKIVLLLHKNPDGDALGSSLALLFYFRKLNHDVDIISPTEYSDSFNWLPGIKNVLIFSKKNEDLVKKKFFNSDYIFLIDFNNISRINNLKKFFLYSKAKKILIDHHLSPISFDFMFFDPNVASTSIMIFRFISKMNNLDKIDNEIATCLYVGLMTDTGYFRFPSVTSETHFVAGKLMKIGININLIYNKLQETYHINKLKLLSIALNKLKIINKYRTTYTSIDYLDTKLCSYKIGDTEGIINYGLKIKNVVFSAFFFEEKKDFPIKISFRSKGNFDVNLFSRKYFGGGGHKNASGGILDKSLPETIEYFLKIIPIYYHNLMFSI; this is encoded by the coding sequence ATGTTCTATTACAATATTAGTGGAATAGAAAAAAGAAAAATTGTTTTATTGCTTCATAAAAATCCAGATGGGGATGCACTTGGATCATCTTTAGCACTTTTATTCTATTTTAGAAAGTTAAACCATGATGTAGATATAATTTCTCCTACAGAGTATTCTGATTCTTTTAATTGGTTACCAGGAATAAAAAATGTTCTTATTTTTTCTAAAAAAAATGAAGATTTAGTGAAAAAAAAATTTTTCAATTCTGATTATATTTTTCTTATAGACTTTAACAATATATCTAGAATAAATAATTTAAAAAAATTTTTTCTATATTCAAAAGCAAAAAAAATACTTATAGATCATCATCTATCTCCCATTTCTTTTGATTTCATGTTTTTTGATCCAAATGTAGCATCTACTAGTATTATGATATTTAGATTTATATCTAAAATGAATAATTTAGATAAAATAGATAATGAAATAGCTACTTGTTTATATGTAGGGCTAATGACAGATACTGGATATTTTCGTTTTCCTTCTGTTACATCAGAAACTCATTTTGTTGCAGGAAAACTAATGAAAATAGGAATAAATATAAATTTAATTTATAATAAATTGCAGGAAACATATCATATAAATAAGTTAAAATTACTATCAATTGCTTTGAATAAATTAAAAATAATTAATAAATATCGTACTACTTATACAAGTATAGATTATTTAGATACTAAACTATGTTCCTATAAAATAGGTGATACAGAAGGAATTATAAATTATGGATTAAAAATTAAAAATGTTGTATTTTCTGCATTTTTTTTTGAAGAAAAGAAAGATTTTCCTATTAAAATTTCTTTTAGATCAAAAGGAAACTTTGATGTAAACTTATTTTCTAGAAAATATTTTGGAGGTGGGGGACATAAAAATGCATCTGGTGGAATTTTAGATAAAAGTTTACCTGAAACTATTGAATATTTTTTAAAAATTATTCCAATTTACTATCATAATTTGATGTTTTCCATTTAA
- a CDS encoding thioredoxin family protein — translation MNNLTLFEVSSWRKKNFKNFLSDKANVIMFICNHCPYVKHINDELVILSKEFIKKGISFIAINSNDIKKYPEDSPENMKKTHLYIGYPFPYFFDETQEVAKYYGVKYTPEFFIFSGFGKLYYNGQFDNSRPGNNIPVTGYDIRYVLEKVHNNINIDYPIIKPSYGCSIKWKTSNYDSKLE, via the coding sequence ATGAATAATTTAACTTTGTTTGAAGTTTCTTCATGGAGAAAAAAAAATTTTAAAAATTTTTTATCCGATAAGGCAAATGTTATTATGTTTATTTGTAATCATTGTCCATATGTTAAACATATTAATGATGAATTAGTTATATTGTCTAAAGAATTTATTAAAAAAGGTATATCATTTATAGCTATTAATTCTAATGATATTAAAAAATATCCAGAAGATTCTCCTGAAAATATGAAAAAAACCCATTTATATATCGGATATCCATTCCCTTATTTTTTTGATGAGACACAAGAAGTTGCAAAATATTATGGAGTAAAATATACACCAGAATTTTTTATTTTTTCAGGATTTGGAAAATTATATTATAATGGACAGTTTGATAATTCTAGGCCGGGAAATAATATCCCTGTAACAGGATATGATATACGATATGTATTAGAAAAAGTTCATAATAATATTAATATTGATTATCCAATTATTAAACCAAGTTACGGATGTAGTATTAAATGGAAAACATCAAATTATGATAGTAAATTGGAATAA
- a CDS encoding 2,3,4,5-tetrahydropyridine-2,6-dicarboxylate N-succinyltransferase, producing the protein MNNKNKCELELKIDNAWSKKSLWKNDKDIKNNVNKVIDYLEKGKVRVCNFINGDWKINEWVKRAIIMYFSVQKMNKIELGPLEFYDKIPIKNKYKEKGIRVVPHAIARYGSYISTGVILMPSYVNIGAYIGEETMIDTWATVGSCAQIGKRVHISGGVGIGGVLEPLQAYPVIVEDYVFIGSRCILVEGILIKEGAVLGTNVVLTATTKIFDVTQYGNPIELKGYIPKYSVVIPGTYPKKFPAGIYNMPCAIIIGKRKESTDKKTSLNDALRTHSII; encoded by the coding sequence GTGAATAACAAAAACAAATGTGAATTAGAGTTAAAAATTGATAATGCATGGAGTAAGAAAAGTCTTTGGAAAAATGATAAAGATATAAAGAATAATGTTAATAAAGTAATTGATTATCTTGAAAAAGGAAAAGTTAGAGTTTGCAACTTTATAAATGGAGATTGGAAAATAAATGAATGGGTAAAAAGAGCTATTATTATGTATTTTTCGGTTCAGAAAATGAATAAAATTGAGTTAGGCCCATTAGAATTTTATGATAAAATTCCTATAAAAAATAAATATAAAGAAAAAGGAATTCGTGTAGTTCCTCATGCTATAGCTCGTTATGGATCTTATATATCTACTGGAGTTATTTTAATGCCTTCATATGTAAATATAGGAGCTTATATAGGAGAAGAAACAATGATAGATACTTGGGCAACAGTAGGTAGTTGTGCACAAATTGGAAAACGTGTTCATATAAGTGGAGGAGTAGGTATTGGAGGGGTATTAGAACCATTACAAGCTTATCCAGTTATAGTTGAAGATTATGTTTTTATTGGATCTAGATGCATTTTAGTAGAAGGTATACTTATAAAGGAAGGAGCAGTTTTAGGAACAAATGTAGTATTAACAGCTACTACTAAAATATTTGACGTAACACAATATGGAAATCCTATTGAATTAAAAGGATACATACCTAAGTATTCTGTAGTAATACCAGGAACATATCCAAAAAAATTTCCTGCAGGTATTTATAATATGCCTTGTGCAATTATAATAGGAAAAAGAAAAGAAAGTACTGACAAAAAAACATCATTAAATGATGCCTTAAGAACACATAGTATTATATAA
- a CDS encoding zinc ribbon domain-containing protein, with protein sequence METKKNITEEYKLKTLYHIQLIDSRIDEIQEFRKSIPVEMEYMEKELKNIKENVEQIRLQILYMKEKIEKEKKNIQKSEELIKKYEKQKNKIRNNKELYYIDKEVDYQKLEIQLSQKKIKEFNTKIKSKNNLLEDKKNTLKNKEDFFSHKRKELNNILSENQKEKNILLEKNIFLSKKLDNNILDLYKKIRSRVKNGIAVAPVQRGAPLGSYLTITPQKYSELIQRNKLLIDEHSGRILIDFELAEEEKNKLFVELYKKKKI encoded by the coding sequence ATGGAAACAAAAAAAAATATTACTGAAGAGTATAAATTAAAAACTTTATATCATATTCAATTAATAGATTCTAGAATAGATGAAATACAAGAATTTCGTAAAAGCATTCCTGTAGAGATGGAATATATGGAAAAAGAATTAAAAAATATAAAAGAAAATGTGGAACAAATTAGGTTGCAAATTCTTTATATGAAAGAAAAAATAGAAAAAGAAAAAAAAAATATACAAAAATCTGAGGAATTGATAAAAAAATACGAAAAACAAAAAAATAAAATAAGGAATAACAAAGAATTATATTATATTGATAAAGAAGTAGATTATCAAAAACTAGAAATTCAATTATCACAAAAAAAAATAAAAGAATTTAATACAAAAATTAAAAGTAAAAATAATCTTTTAGAAGATAAAAAAAATACATTAAAAAATAAAGAAGATTTTTTTTCTCACAAAAGAAAAGAATTAAATAATATTTTATCAGAAAATCAAAAAGAAAAAAATATTTTGTTAGAAAAAAACATTTTTTTATCTAAAAAATTAGACAATAATATATTAGACCTTTATAAAAAAATAAGAAGTAGAGTAAAGAATGGAATAGCTGTTGCTCCTGTACAAAGAGGTGCTCCTTTAGGATCCTATTTAACTATAACTCCCCAAAAATATTCAGAATTAATACAAAGAAATAAACTTTTAATAGATGAACATAGTGGGAGAATATTGATAGATTTTGAATTAGCTGAAGAAGAAAAGAATAAATTATTTGTTGAACTTTATAAAAAAAAGAAAATATAA
- a CDS encoding CCA tRNA nucleotidyltransferase, producing MNLSYYLNKEQIFKILNICSKEIRQDSYVIGGYVRDLLLGKVDFKDLDILTIGKGIKLAVYVAETIYRHTNYYPAIITFKRYGTAMLKYDNKKIEFVGSRKESYQISSRNPIVAQGSLQDDQNRRDFTINTLAISLNDKNYGDLIDPFSGLSDLRKGILRTPLNSDITYSDDPLRMMRAIRFATQLKFCIEDNSFNSIKKHKNRINIVSSERITEELNKILLSDKPSIGFFLLYKSGLLSIILPELVLLKGVEEKNGLKHKDNFYHTLQVVDNISNENNSSLWLRWAALLHDIGKYCTKKFYPKIGWTFYSHEFVGSKMIPNIFRRLKLPKGNNMNYVKKIVQNSYRPLSLIGNNVTDSAIRRLLFDMGKDLVDLIKLCKADITTKNLEKMKQYKKNIFFLEKKIKYIENKDKIANWKSPISGNDIMKVFHINPCKKIGIIKDYIKNSILEGNISNEYNSAYFLMLKKGKELGLNILENKKNL from the coding sequence ATGAATTTATCATATTACCTTAATAAAGAACAAATATTTAAAATTTTAAATATTTGTTCAAAAGAAATAAGACAAGATAGTTATGTTATAGGAGGATATGTAAGAGACTTATTATTAGGAAAAGTAGATTTCAAAGATTTAGATATTTTAACTATAGGAAAAGGAATTAAATTAGCAGTTTATGTAGCTGAAACTATTTATAGACATACAAATTATTATCCAGCTATAATTACATTTAAACGTTATGGAACTGCTATGTTAAAATATGATAACAAAAAAATAGAATTTGTTGGATCTAGAAAAGAATCCTACCAAATATCAAGTAGGAACCCAATAGTAGCACAAGGATCTTTACAAGATGATCAAAATAGAAGAGATTTTACAATTAATACTTTAGCTATTAGCTTAAATGATAAAAATTATGGAGATTTAATAGATCCATTTTCCGGATTATCTGATTTACGAAAAGGTATACTAAGAACTCCATTAAATTCTGATATAACTTATTCAGATGATCCATTACGAATGATGAGAGCAATAAGATTTGCTACTCAACTTAAATTTTGTATAGAAGATAATTCTTTTAATTCAATAAAAAAACATAAAAATAGAATAAATATTGTTTCTTCAGAAAGAATTACAGAAGAATTAAATAAAATTTTATTATCTGATAAGCCTTCTATTGGTTTTTTTTTATTGTATAAATCAGGACTATTATCAATAATATTACCTGAATTAGTTTTGTTAAAAGGAGTTGAAGAAAAAAATGGATTAAAACATAAGGATAATTTTTATCATACTTTACAAGTGGTAGATAACATAAGCAATGAAAATAATTCTTCTTTATGGTTAAGGTGGGCCGCTTTGTTACATGATATAGGAAAATATTGTACAAAAAAATTTTATCCAAAAATAGGGTGGACTTTTTATTCTCATGAATTTGTAGGTAGCAAAATGATTCCTAATATTTTTAGAAGATTAAAACTTCCAAAAGGAAATAATATGAATTATGTAAAAAAAATAGTACAAAATAGTTATAGGCCACTATCTTTAATAGGAAATAATGTAACAGATTCTGCTATAAGAAGATTATTATTCGATATGGGAAAAGATTTAGTTGATTTGATTAAATTATGTAAAGCTGATATAACTACTAAAAATTTGGAAAAAATGAAACAATACAAAAAAAATATTTTTTTTCTTGAAAAAAAAATAAAGTACATAGAAAACAAGGATAAAATTGCAAATTGGAAATCACCTATATCAGGAAATGATATAATGAAAGTTTTCCATATTAATCCATGTAAAAAAATAGGAATAATTAAAGATTATATTAAAAATTCTATTTTAGAAGGAAATATCTCTAATGAATATAATTCTGCCTATTTTCTTATGTTAAAAAAAGGAAAGGAATTAGGATTAAATATATTAGAAAATAAAAAAAATTTATAA
- the rpmI gene encoding 50S ribosomal protein L35, producing the protein MPKLKTKSGSKKRFKKTANGYIKKKYAFKNHLLTKKSKKRKRALSKFSLLKKSNIKNIKKQI; encoded by the coding sequence ATGCCTAAATTAAAAACAAAATCAGGTTCAAAGAAGAGATTTAAAAAAACTGCTAATGGGTATATAAAAAAAAAATATGCATTTAAAAATCATCTTCTAACTAAAAAATCTAAAAAAAGAAAACGTGCTTTATCTAAGTTTTCTTTATTGAAAAAATCAAATATAAAAAATATAAAAAAACAAATATAA
- the rplT gene encoding 50S ribosomal protein L20 — MPRSTNAVSSRKKRKKILKLAKGYYGARSKAYTVAKNAVEKSFVYSYIGRKKKKKNFRSLWIMRINAGVRKHGKSYSEFIKKLSKHNIKINRKILSDISMNEPDVLKKIVDYVFI; from the coding sequence ATGCCAAGATCTACGAATGCTGTTTCCTCTAGAAAAAAAAGAAAAAAAATACTTAAATTGGCAAAGGGGTACTATGGAGCAAGAAGCAAAGCATATACTGTTGCAAAAAACGCTGTAGAAAAATCTTTTGTATATTCCTATATTGGAAGAAAAAAAAAGAAAAAAAATTTTAGATCTCTTTGGATAATGAGAATTAATGCTGGAGTACGTAAACATGGAAAATCTTATTCAGAGTTTATTAAAAAATTATCTAAACATAATATAAAAATTAATAGAAAAATTTTATCTGATATTTCAATGAACGAACCAGATGTTCTAAAAAAAATAGTAGATTATGTTTTTATATGA
- a CDS encoding RuvX/YqgF family protein translates to MKKLLGIDYGTVITGLSITDEKQIFAFGLDAIPTKKLFIFLDYFFSYEEIERIIIGLPKKLNNKHENTVEKYIQNFTIKFSEKYPEIIIDRFDERFTSKIAFLSMIELGLNKKKRKNKNILNKISATIILQSYIMKKNNS, encoded by the coding sequence ATGAAAAAACTATTGGGAATTGATTATGGTACAGTAATTACTGGTCTATCTATTACTGATGAAAAACAAATTTTTGCTTTTGGATTAGATGCTATTCCAACAAAAAAATTATTTATTTTTTTAGATTATTTTTTTTCTTATGAAGAAATAGAAAGAATAATAATAGGATTGCCAAAAAAGTTAAACAACAAACATGAAAATACAGTAGAAAAATATATTCAAAATTTTACTATAAAATTTTCTGAAAAGTATCCAGAAATTATTATAGATAGATTTGATGAACGTTTTACATCTAAAATTGCATTTTTATCAATGATAGAGTTGGGGTTAAATAAAAAAAAAAGAAAAAATAAAAATATTTTAAACAAAATAAGTGCTACTATTATATTACAATCTTATATTATGAAAAAAAATAACTCATAA
- the def gene encoding peptide deformylase: MILPIILYGNPILRKKCLNIDFISSRKVTDKLIKDMYETVHKVNGIGLAAPQIGKNISLFIINIPFFNGKKIIYFQEVFINAFILKIYGKEYKFNEGCLSIPGIMSYIKRKSNVLIEYYDKNYNKQKKKLSGMCARIILHEYDHLNGKLFIDYLSYKKRKLIEKKLIFIQKNHIKT, from the coding sequence ATGATATTACCTATTATTCTTTATGGAAATCCTATTTTAAGAAAAAAATGTTTAAATATTGATTTTATTTCTTCAAGAAAAGTAACTGATAAGTTAATTAAAGACATGTATGAAACTGTACATAAAGTAAATGGAATAGGATTAGCAGCACCTCAAATTGGTAAAAATATAAGTTTATTTATTATTAATATTCCATTTTTTAACGGAAAAAAAATAATATACTTTCAAGAAGTTTTTATTAATGCATTTATACTAAAAATTTATGGTAAAGAATATAAATTTAACGAAGGATGTCTTAGTATACCTGGAATTATGAGTTATATAAAAAGAAAATCAAATGTATTAATTGAATATTATGATAAAAATTATAATAAACAAAAGAAAAAACTATCAGGAATGTGTGCAAGAATTATTTTACATGAGTATGATCATCTAAATGGAAAATTATTTATAGATTATTTATCGTATAAAAAAAGAAAATTAATAGAAAAAAAATTGATTTTTATACAAAAAAATCATATAAAAACATAA
- a CDS encoding L-threonylcarbamoyladenylate synthase: protein MFLKKEIDNSVSFLKKGKSLLYPTDTVWGLGCDAFNEDAVKKIYEIKNRNYSKSMILLVESMNRLSELVGKIPDFTKKIIYENFVRNKKPITIVYEVQKNIKYDFLVEKPKRTLAVRLTHDFFCTCLIKNLNRPIISTSANLSGFDSPESFYDINPYILGKIDYSVNIRRKERAFYKNSMILKILSDKIKIIRK, encoded by the coding sequence ATGTTTTTAAAAAAAGAAATAGATAATAGTGTTTCTTTTCTTAAGAAAGGTAAAAGTTTATTATACCCAACTGATACTGTTTGGGGATTAGGTTGTGATGCATTTAATGAAGATGCAGTAAAAAAAATCTATGAAATAAAAAACAGGAATTATTCTAAATCAATGATTCTTTTAGTAGAAAGTATGAATCGTTTGTCTGAATTAGTAGGAAAAATACCTGACTTTACTAAAAAAATAATATATGAAAATTTTGTAAGGAACAAAAAACCTATAACAATAGTATATGAAGTGCAAAAAAACATTAAATATGATTTTTTAGTTGAAAAACCTAAACGGACATTAGCAGTACGTTTAACACATGACTTTTTTTGTACTTGTTTAATTAAAAATTTAAATAGACCAATTATTTCAACATCTGCAAATTTATCTGGATTTGATAGTCCTGAATCTTTTTATGATATAAATCCATATATTTTGGGGAAAATAGATTATTCAGTTAATATACGAAGAAAAGAGAGGGCATTTTATAAAAATTCTATGATTTTGAAAATACTATCAGATAAAATAAAAATAATACGTAAGTAG